The Eriocheir sinensis breed Jianghai 21 chromosome 26, ASM2467909v1, whole genome shotgun sequence genome window below encodes:
- the LOC127003935 gene encoding segmentation protein even-skipped-like codes for MQPFRGSPGVVAGLGEGMALLGGHHAPVSPPCSPQAPSVTPPSPSSHTPPSPTPASFIHDNNGNLKKPRAESPAPRVTQGQPADTLPTGLHQQPPSDPPKEGSPCPPTQSAADLRRYRTAFTREQIGRLEKEFLKENYISRPRRCELARELSLPESTIKVWFQNRRMKDKRQRLALAWPYADPALAAYLLHAAAATGAYPPYLPPALGHAVPWAAAAAAAQLGTPMFSTPAHPPSAARFTPYPRLQPPILSPPYTRPSELPVLTPPAALSHLSSCPARDSVKVGGDGCFCGFLYPELSHAMSPALVGSPAPPCSLSSAAPVQLHGGRRSPIGRPSATAAKDALGSPPHKAPRGLFQPYRDDLVS; via the exons ATGCAGCCCTTCCGCGGGTCCCCTGGCGTGGTGGCAGGGCTGGGGGAAGGCATGGCTCTCCTCGGGGGACATCACGCGCCCGTCAGCCCCCCGTGCAGCCCCCAAGCGCCCAGCGTTACGCCCCCCTCGCCATCATCACACACGCCGCCGTCACCCACGCCCGCTTCCTTCATCCACGACAACAACGGCAACCTGAAGAAGCCGCGAGCAG AGAGTCCTGCGCCCCGCGTGACCCAAGGACAGCCTGCAGACACTCTCCCGACGGGGCTACATCAGCAGCCCCCCTCAGACCCGCCCAAGGAGGGGTCGCCGTGCCCCCCAACACAGTCTGCGGCAGACCTGCGGCGCTACAGGACGGCCTTCACCAGGGAGCAAATCGGCAGACTTGAGAAAGAGTTCCTGAAGGAGAATTACATCAGCCGGCCGCGGCGATGCGAGCTGGCGCGGGAGCTGAGTCTGCCCGAGTCGACCATCAAG GTGTGGTTCCAGAACCGGCGGATGAAGGACAAACGGCAGCGCCTCGCCCTGGCCTGGCCCTACGCCGATCCCGCCCTGGCCGCCTACCTGctgcacgccgccgccgccacggggGCCTACCCGCCCTACCTGCCGCCAGCACTAGGTCACGCCGTACCCtgggccgccgctgccgccgccgcacaACTAGGGACACCTATGTTCAGCACCCCCGCCCATCCGCCCTCTGCCGCCCGCTTCACGCCATACCCCCGCCTACAGCCCCCCATCCTCTCGCCGCCGTACACAAGGCCGTCAGAGCTGCCCGTCCTGACCCCGCCCGCCGCTCTCAGCCACTTGTCCTCCTGCCCCGCCCGCGACTCTGTCAAGGTCGGAGGTGACGGCTGCTTCTGTGGCTTCCTGTACCCTGAGCTGAGCCATGCCATGTCGCCCGCGCTGGTTggctcccccgcccccccatgCTCCCTCAGCAGTGCCGCCCCCGTCCAACTCCACGGTGGTCGCCGCAGCCCCATCGGGCGGCCCTCCGCCACCGCTGCCAAGGACGCCCTAGGTTCCCCGCCCCACAAGGCCCCGCGTGGCCTTTTCCAGCCCTACCGGGATGACCTGGTCTCGTGA